The Streptomyces sp. HSG2 genome has a segment encoding these proteins:
- the hisC gene encoding histidinol-phosphate transaminase, with the protein MSETSPKLRAELEDIPTYRPGRAAASGGRVAYKLSSNENPYPPLPGVLESVVAAAASFNRYPDMACAGLMDELSERFGVPLAHLATGTGSVGVAQQLLQATSGPGDEVIYAWRSFEAYPIITRISGATAVPVPLTVGEEHDLDAMADAVTARTRLIFVCNPNNPTGTAVRRDALERFLDRVPADVLVVLDEAYREFVRDREVPDGVEVYRSRPNVCVLRTFSKAYGLAGLRVGFAVAHEPVAAALRKTAVPFGVSAPAQAAAIASLRAEDELLGRVGNLVGERTRVVDELRSQGWTVPGTHANFVWLRLGERTAAFADACEQAGVVVRPFPGEGVRITIGENEANDILLKTAEQFHRIL; encoded by the coding sequence GTGAGCGAGACGAGCCCCAAGTTGCGCGCCGAACTGGAGGACATCCCCACGTACCGGCCGGGCAGGGCCGCGGCGTCCGGGGGACGTGTCGCCTACAAACTCTCCTCCAACGAGAACCCCTATCCGCCGTTGCCCGGGGTGCTGGAATCGGTGGTGGCCGCCGCGGCCTCCTTCAACCGCTACCCGGACATGGCCTGCGCCGGTCTGATGGACGAACTGTCCGAGCGGTTCGGCGTCCCGCTCGCGCATCTCGCCACGGGCACCGGATCCGTGGGCGTCGCCCAGCAACTGCTCCAGGCCACCTCGGGGCCGGGCGACGAGGTGATCTACGCCTGGCGGTCCTTCGAGGCCTACCCGATCATCACTCGGATCAGCGGCGCGACGGCCGTGCCCGTCCCGCTGACCGTCGGTGAGGAACACGACCTGGACGCGATGGCGGACGCCGTGACCGCGCGAACCCGCCTGATCTTCGTCTGCAATCCCAACAACCCGACCGGTACCGCCGTGCGGCGGGACGCCCTGGAGCGCTTCCTGGACCGGGTGCCGGCGGATGTCCTGGTCGTGCTCGACGAGGCCTACCGCGAGTTCGTTCGCGACCGCGAGGTCCCGGACGGCGTCGAGGTGTACAGGAGCCGCCCCAACGTCTGCGTCCTGCGCACCTTCTCCAAGGCCTACGGCCTGGCGGGTCTGCGGGTCGGGTTCGCCGTCGCGCACGAGCCGGTGGCGGCGGCCCTGCGCAAGACGGCGGTCCCGTTCGGCGTCAGCGCTCCCGCGCAGGCGGCGGCCATCGCCTCGCTGCGGGCGGAGGACGAACTGCTGGGGCGGGTCGGCAACCTCGTCGGCGAACGTACCCGGGTGGTCGACGAGCTGCGGTCCCAGGGCTGGACGGTCCCCGGGACCCACGCCAACTTCGTGTGGCTGCGGCTGGGCGAGCGCACCGCGGCCTTCGCCGACGCGTGCGAACAGGCCGGAGTGGTCGTCCGCCCGTTCCCCGGGGAAGGCGTCCGCATCACGATCGGCGAGAACGAGGCCAACGACATCCTGTTGAAGACGGCGGAGCAGTTCCACCGAATTCTCTGA
- a CDS encoding cytochrome ubiquinol oxidase subunit I, whose translation MDMALAPETLARWQFGITTVYHFLFVPLTISLAALTAGLQTAWVRTGKEKYLQATKFWGKLFLINIAMGVVTGIVQEFQFGMNWSDYSRFVGDVFGAPLAFEALIAFFFESTFIGLWIFGWDKLPKKIHLACIWMVSIGTLLSAYFILAANSWMQHPVGYRINPEKGRAELTDFWAVLTQNTAVNQVFHSFSAAFLTGGAFMVGIAAFHLMRGRHIPVMRTSLRLGLVTLAVGGLLTAVSGDTLGKVMYEQQPMKMAAAEALWEGEEPAPFSVFAYGDVDEGHNKVALEIPGLLSFLAHSDFESYVPGINDTNEALREQFGPGDYKPIVPVAYWGFRWMIGFGMASLSLGLLGLWLTRRRFLLPGRWRTGEEEVPHLVLFGKPLGRSTTRLYWLAALWTMGFPLVANSWGWIFTEMGRQPWVVYGLFRTEDAVSPGVSQTEVLISMVVFTLLYAVLAVIEVRLLAKYVKDGPPELTEADLNPPTRIGGDPRDADKPMAFSY comes from the coding sequence GTGGACATGGCTTTGGCGCCGGAGACGCTGGCGCGTTGGCAGTTCGGGATCACCACCGTCTACCACTTCCTGTTCGTCCCGTTGACGATCTCGCTTGCCGCTCTCACGGCGGGGCTGCAGACGGCCTGGGTGCGGACAGGCAAGGAGAAGTACCTCCAGGCGACCAAGTTCTGGGGCAAGCTCTTCCTGATCAACATCGCCATGGGCGTGGTCACCGGGATCGTGCAGGAGTTCCAGTTCGGTATGAACTGGTCCGACTACTCCCGGTTCGTCGGAGACGTCTTCGGGGCGCCACTCGCCTTCGAGGCACTGATCGCCTTCTTCTTCGAATCGACCTTCATCGGGCTGTGGATCTTTGGATGGGACAAGCTGCCGAAGAAGATCCATCTGGCCTGCATCTGGATGGTCTCGATCGGCACGTTGCTGTCCGCCTACTTCATCCTGGCCGCGAACTCGTGGATGCAGCACCCGGTCGGCTACCGGATCAACCCGGAGAAGGGGCGCGCCGAGCTGACCGACTTCTGGGCGGTCCTCACCCAGAACACCGCTGTCAACCAGGTCTTCCACAGTTTCTCGGCCGCGTTCCTCACCGGCGGTGCCTTCATGGTGGGCATCGCCGCCTTCCACCTTATGCGCGGGAGGCACATCCCGGTGATGCGGACGTCGCTCCGCCTCGGTCTGGTCACCCTGGCCGTCGGCGGCCTGCTCACGGCGGTCAGCGGAGACACCCTGGGCAAGGTCATGTACGAGCAGCAGCCGATGAAGATGGCCGCCGCCGAGGCCCTCTGGGAGGGGGAGGAACCGGCACCGTTCTCCGTCTTCGCCTACGGAGACGTCGACGAGGGGCACAACAAGGTCGCCTTGGAGATCCCCGGCCTGCTGTCCTTCCTCGCTCACAGCGACTTCGAGTCCTACGTCCCGGGCATCAACGACACCAACGAGGCGCTGCGGGAGCAGTTCGGGCCCGGCGACTACAAGCCGATCGTCCCGGTCGCCTACTGGGGCTTTCGATGGATGATCGGTTTCGGTATGGCGTCCCTCTCGCTGGGCCTGCTCGGGTTGTGGCTCACCCGCCGGAGGTTCCTCCTGCCAGGACGCTGGCGGACGGGGGAGGAGGAGGTGCCCCACCTCGTCCTGTTCGGGAAGCCGCTCGGCCGCTCGACCACCCGTCTCTACTGGCTGGCCGCGCTCTGGACCATGGGCTTCCCGCTCGTCGCCAACTCCTGGGGCTGGATCTTCACCGAGATGGGGCGTCAGCCGTGGGTCGTCTACGGCTTGTTCCGGACCGAGGACGCCGTGTCGCCGGGTGTCTCCCAGACCGAAGTCCTCATCTCCATGGTCGTCTTCACCCTTCTGTACGCGGTGTTGGCCGTCATCGAGGTGAGACTGCTCGCCAAGTACGTGAAGGACGGACCCCCCGAGTTGACCGAGGCCGACCTGAACCCCCCCACCCGGATCGGCGGCGACCCCCGGGACGCCGACAAGCCCATGGCGTTCTCGTACTAG
- the cydD gene encoding thiol reductant ABC exporter subunit CydD, producing the protein MKPVDPRLWRYARATRGFLLALVVLGGVGAGLLVGQAMLVADIVVGAFQHGRSVAELRTPLLLSVAVACGRAVVGRLTESAAHRAAAAVKSELRIRLLDRAAALGPGWLSGQRTGSLVTLATRGVDALDEYFSRYLPQLGLAVVVPTAVLARIVTEDWVSAAIIVGTLPLIPVFMVLIGWATQSRMDRQWRLLSRLSGHFLDVVVGLPTLKVFGRARAQAESIKRITDEYRRATMRTLRVAFLSSFALELLATLSVALVAVTIGMRLVHGEMTLYHGLLVLLLAPEAYLPLRQVGARYHAAAEGLAAAEDVFRILETPAPRHGHAIVPRSGAIDFDGVTVRRPGRSGDVVTDVTFTVRPGETVALVGPSGAGKSTLVDVVLGFVKPAAGHVRVGGVDLAEADPALWRARVAWVPQRPHVFAGTVADNVRLARPDADDAAVRRALRHAGALAFVDALPEAERTVLGEDGTGLSAGQRQRLALARAFLADRPILLMDEPTAALDGTTEADVVEAVRRLSVDRTVLLVTHRPALLRVADRVVRLPGDEEPSTAPVASPGSPAAAPSPSPSVAGGEPAGPEDGGGLAVLAPGRSRGGRALVRVRAAAPARRGRLGLALLLGSLALGSAVGLMATSGWLISRAAQQPPVLYLMLAVTATRAFGIGRAVFRYAERLVSHDAVLRMLADTRVAVYRRLERLAPAGLRDRRRGDLLVRLVADVDALQDHWLRWWLPAGSAVVVSGAAVAFTAWMLPEAGAVLAAGLLAAGVGVPAVTASVARRADRRLAPARAALAVRVTELFGGIAELTVAGALRGRAGAVRRADAELTRIASREARAVAIGDGLTALVSGLTLTAGAFVVVRAVADGRFDGLLAAVTVLTCVAAFEGVLGMPLAVQHRQRVRRSAERVSQVLDAPDPVVEPESPRPAPDTPFPLVLRGLRARHPGQHRPALDGVDLTLAEGRRLAVVGPSGSGKTTLAGVLLRFLEAEEGSYTLGGVEARDLESDDVRRHVGLCAQDAHLFDSSLRENLLLARKNATDADLWRVLDRARLLEWVERLPEGLDTLVGEHGACLSGGQRQRLALARALLADFPVLVLDEPAEHLDLRTADALTRELLAATEGRTTVLITHRLAGLEAVDEVMVLEDGRVAQRGPFAELADTDGPLRAMIAREVEAEAVH; encoded by the coding sequence GTGAAACCGGTCGATCCTCGGTTGTGGCGATACGCCCGAGCCACGCGTGGCTTCCTCCTGGCCTTGGTGGTGCTGGGGGGCGTCGGCGCCGGCCTGCTCGTCGGCCAGGCCATGCTCGTCGCCGACATCGTCGTGGGCGCCTTCCAACACGGGCGATCGGTCGCCGAGCTACGGACGCCGCTTCTGTTGTCGGTGGCCGTCGCCTGTGGCCGGGCGGTCGTGGGTCGACTGACGGAGAGCGCCGCGCATCGGGCCGCGGCGGCCGTCAAGTCGGAACTCCGGATCCGCCTCCTGGACCGGGCCGCCGCCCTCGGCCCGGGATGGCTCAGCGGGCAGCGCACGGGGTCGCTGGTCACTCTGGCGACTCGGGGTGTGGACGCCCTCGACGAGTACTTCTCCCGCTATCTGCCCCAGTTGGGCCTCGCTGTGGTGGTCCCCACCGCCGTACTGGCCCGCATCGTCACGGAGGACTGGGTCTCGGCCGCCATCATCGTCGGCACCCTGCCGCTCATCCCCGTGTTCATGGTCCTCATCGGCTGGGCGACGCAGTCCCGCATGGACCGGCAGTGGCGTCTGCTGTCCCGACTGTCCGGCCACTTCCTGGACGTGGTGGTCGGGCTGCCCACGCTGAAGGTGTTCGGGCGAGCCCGTGCCCAGGCCGAGTCGATCAAGCGGATCACCGATGAGTACCGTCGAGCGACCATGCGGACCCTTCGGGTCGCCTTCCTCTCCTCGTTCGCCTTGGAGTTGCTCGCCACACTGTCGGTCGCCCTGGTCGCCGTCACGATCGGCATGCGGCTCGTCCACGGTGAGATGACGTTGTACCACGGTCTCCTCGTGCTCCTGCTCGCACCGGAGGCCTACCTGCCACTTCGCCAGGTCGGGGCGCGATACCACGCGGCGGCGGAGGGGCTGGCGGCGGCCGAGGACGTCTTCCGGATCCTGGAGACCCCGGCACCGCGCCACGGACACGCCATCGTGCCTCGCTCGGGGGCGATCGACTTCGACGGGGTGACGGTCCGACGTCCGGGGCGGAGCGGCGACGTGGTGACGGACGTGACCTTCACCGTGCGGCCCGGCGAGACCGTCGCGTTGGTCGGGCCCAGCGGAGCGGGCAAGTCGACACTGGTCGATGTGGTGCTCGGCTTCGTGAAGCCGGCGGCCGGGCACGTACGCGTCGGGGGTGTCGATCTCGCCGAGGCGGACCCGGCGCTTTGGCGCGCGCGGGTCGCCTGGGTGCCCCAGCGCCCCCACGTGTTCGCCGGAACGGTCGCCGACAACGTGCGGTTGGCCCGCCCCGACGCCGACGACGCCGCGGTGCGGCGGGCGCTGCGGCACGCCGGGGCACTCGCCTTCGTGGACGCTCTGCCGGAGGCGGAGCGGACCGTCCTCGGTGAGGACGGCACCGGACTGTCCGCGGGGCAACGGCAGCGGTTGGCCCTGGCGCGGGCGTTCCTGGCGGATCGGCCGATCCTCCTCATGGACGAACCGACGGCGGCCCTGGACGGGACTACGGAGGCCGATGTCGTGGAGGCGGTGCGGCGGCTATCCGTCGATCGGACCGTTCTTCTCGTCACGCACCGTCCCGCGCTGCTGCGGGTGGCGGACCGCGTCGTGCGGTTGCCGGGCGACGAGGAGCCCTCCACCGCGCCGGTGGCTTCCCCTGGCTCCCCCGCCGCGGCGCCGTCTCCCTCGCCGTCCGTCGCCGGCGGGGAGCCGGCCGGGCCGGAAGACGGTGGCGGACTCGCCGTCCTCGCACCGGGGCGCAGTCGCGGGGGGCGCGCACTCGTCCGTGTCCGGGCGGCTGCCCCGGCCAGGCGGGGACGGCTCGGGCTCGCCTTGCTGCTCGGCTCGCTCGCCCTCGGGTCGGCCGTCGGGCTGATGGCCACCTCGGGTTGGCTGATCTCCCGAGCCGCGCAGCAACCCCCGGTCCTCTATCTGATGCTGGCCGTGACCGCCACCCGGGCCTTCGGCATCGGCCGCGCGGTCTTCCGGTACGCGGAACGTCTCGTATCCCACGACGCCGTCCTGCGCATGCTGGCCGACACCAGGGTCGCCGTCTACCGCCGGCTCGAACGACTGGCCCCCGCTGGGTTGCGGGATCGCAGGCGGGGCGATCTGCTGGTCCGTCTCGTCGCCGACGTGGACGCCTTGCAGGACCACTGGCTGCGCTGGTGGCTGCCCGCCGGCTCCGCGGTCGTGGTCTCCGGGGCGGCCGTGGCCTTCACGGCCTGGATGCTTCCCGAGGCGGGCGCGGTACTGGCGGCGGGCTTGCTCGCGGCCGGGGTGGGGGTGCCTGCGGTCACCGCGTCGGTGGCCCGGCGGGCCGATCGTCGGCTTGCCCCCGCCCGCGCGGCGCTCGCGGTACGGGTGACCGAGTTGTTCGGCGGCATCGCGGAGCTGACCGTCGCCGGTGCGCTCCGGGGGAGGGCGGGCGCGGTCCGACGGGCCGACGCCGAGCTCACCCGGATCGCGTCCCGCGAGGCGAGGGCCGTCGCCATCGGGGACGGGCTGACCGCCCTGGTCTCGGGGCTCACGCTCACCGCCGGTGCCTTCGTCGTCGTCCGTGCGGTGGCCGACGGTCGGTTCGACGGTCTGCTCGCGGCGGTGACCGTGCTGACCTGCGTCGCCGCCTTCGAAGGGGTACTGGGGATGCCGCTCGCGGTGCAACACCGGCAACGGGTGCGGCGCAGCGCCGAGCGGGTGTCTCAGGTCCTGGACGCGCCGGATCCCGTCGTGGAGCCGGAGTCGCCCCGCCCAGCCCCGGACACGCCGTTCCCGCTCGTTCTCCGCGGCCTGCGCGCTCGCCACCCCGGGCAGCACCGGCCGGCGCTGGACGGGGTGGACCTGACTCTGGCCGAGGGGCGGCGTTTGGCCGTGGTGGGGCCGTCGGGCTCGGGCAAGACCACCCTGGCAGGGGTCCTCCTGCGGTTCCTCGAAGCGGAGGAGGGCTCGTACACCCTGGGCGGGGTGGAGGCGCGTGATCTGGAGAGCGACGACGTGCGGCGACACGTGGGGCTGTGCGCGCAGGACGCGCACCTCTTCGACAGCTCTCTCCGGGAGAACCTCCTCCTGGCCAGGAAGAACGCCACCGACGCGGATCTTTGGCGCGTGCTGGACCGCGCGAGGCTGCTGGAGTGGGTCGAACGCCTCCCCGAGGGCTTGGACACCCTGGTCGGCGAGCACGGTGCGTGCCTCTCCGGTGGTCAGCGTCAGCGGCTTGCCCTGGCCAGGGCACTGCTGGCCGACTTCCCCGTGCTGGTCCTGGACGAACCCGCGGAGCACCTGGATCTGCGGACCGCCGACGCGCTCACGCGTGAGCTCCTCGCCGCCACCGAGGGCCGGACCACGGTACTGATCACGCACCGCCTGGCGGGTCTCGAAGCCGTGGACGAGGTGATGGTGTTGGAAGACGGGCGCGTCGCTCAGCGGGGCCCCTTCGCCGAGCTGGCCGACACCGACGGGCCGCTCCGAGCGATGATCGCCCGGGAAGTGGAGGCCGAGGCGGTCCACTAG
- the cydB gene encoding cytochrome d ubiquinol oxidase subunit II, with translation MELHDVWFVLIAVLWTGYFFLEGFDFGVGVLTRLLARDRPEKRVLINTIGPVWDGNEVWLLTAGGATFAAFPEWYATLFSGFYLPLLAILVCLIVRGVAFEYRVKRAGERWQRNWETAIFWTSLIPAFLWGVAFGNIVRGVPIDRDLEYVGGVVDLLNPYALLGGLVTLSLFTFHGAVFTGLKTVGEIRLRARALAARVGVLTAILASVFLGWTQSGGGDRWSLLALMVAVVALVGSLAANRAAREGWAFALSGVTIVATVAMLFLTLFPAVMPSTLDAGWSLTVTNASSSPYTLRIMTWLAVIATPLVLLYQGWTYWVFRKRIGTHHLADAGH, from the coding sequence ATGGAACTGCATGACGTCTGGTTCGTCCTGATAGCCGTCCTGTGGACCGGCTACTTCTTCCTGGAGGGCTTCGACTTCGGCGTGGGCGTGCTCACCCGACTGCTGGCGAGGGACCGGCCCGAGAAGCGGGTACTGATCAACACCATCGGGCCGGTCTGGGACGGGAACGAGGTATGGCTGCTCACCGCTGGCGGGGCGACCTTCGCGGCGTTCCCGGAGTGGTACGCCACCCTCTTCTCCGGGTTCTACCTGCCGTTGCTGGCCATCCTCGTCTGCCTCATCGTCCGCGGCGTGGCCTTCGAGTACCGGGTCAAGCGGGCGGGGGAACGGTGGCAGCGGAACTGGGAGACCGCGATCTTCTGGACCTCCCTGATACCGGCGTTCCTCTGGGGTGTGGCCTTCGGCAACATCGTCCGAGGTGTCCCCATCGATCGTGACCTGGAGTACGTGGGTGGTGTCGTCGACCTGCTCAACCCCTACGCCTTGTTGGGCGGGCTGGTGACCCTCAGCCTGTTCACCTTCCACGGAGCCGTGTTCACGGGGCTCAAGACGGTCGGAGAGATCCGGCTCCGCGCCCGGGCTCTGGCCGCCCGTGTGGGCGTGCTCACAGCGATCCTGGCCTCGGTCTTCCTGGGGTGGACCCAGTCGGGGGGCGGGGACCGGTGGAGCCTGCTCGCACTGATGGTGGCGGTCGTCGCCCTCGTCGGCTCCCTGGCCGCGAACCGAGCCGCTCGCGAGGGATGGGCCTTCGCCCTCTCCGGGGTCACCATCGTGGCGACCGTCGCCATGCTCTTCCTGACGCTCTTTCCCGCCGTCATGCCGTCCACGCTGGACGCCGGATGGAGCCTCACCGTGACCAACGCCTCGTCCAGCCCGTACACGCTGCGCATCATGACCTGGTTGGCGGTGATCGCCACGCCCCTCGTTCTGCTCTACCAGGGCTGGACGTACTGGGTGTTCCGGAAGCGGATCGGCACCCATCACCTCGCCGATGCCGGGCACTGA